In the genome of Sinorhizobium chiapasense, the window ACGACACCGCGCTCGCCTCCCGCCGCTCCGAGCAGGACGCCAAGGGCTGGAAGCCGGCGGAGCAGCGCAAGCGCCGGGTGACGACCGCGCTCAAGGCCTATGCCGCTTTTGCGACCTCCGCCGACCGCGGCGCCGTGCGGGACCTCGGCGACAGATAGTCACCGCCACGGCAAACGTAACAAAGGCTCCCGCCGCCGCGGGAGCCTTTCGTTTTGTAGGCCCGAAATCACATGTGCCTCGTCTCGGCCGGCACATTCCACCAGTTGTTGTGCAGCCCATCCATGTACTGGATCGGCAGCGACGCAAGTGCGGCTGGATCGACGTCGTCGAGACATGCGACGTTGATGGAGACGAAGGCGCCGCCGAGCTCCTCGACATATCCGGTGCCGTAGGGCGCCACACCGCAAGCCGTGCAAAACCGGTGGTGACCGCTCATCGTGTTGAACTGATAGTCGCCGACGCCCGTTTCTTCAGACAGCAGGCGGAAGTCCTCCGG includes:
- a CDS encoding GFA family protein, with amino-acid sequence MKMTYKGSCHCGRIRYEVDADLEAGTSRCNCSYCSKTRYWGALVKPEDFRLLSEETGVGDYQFNTMSGHHRFCTACGVAPYGTGYVEELGGAFVSINVACLDDVDPAALASLPIQYMDGLHNNWWNVPAETRHM